One window from the genome of Drosophila albomicans strain 15112-1751.03 chromosome 2L, ASM965048v2, whole genome shotgun sequence encodes:
- the LOC117566170 gene encoding ras-related protein Rab-5A-like, with protein MLSLWFKLVEYVSKTIMGRSSSINKVSRFDVMLLGDSGVGKTSLLMRIMDEKSIELKKTSNTTGPEQVIKTIVLPDAYIRLNICDTPGPERFIHLLRTYYKNCQGAILVYDIQNRKSFERVQDWVFTLREEISSEFVIALAGNKMDMENNRHVSKEEAIQFATAHNCLFLETSAKSNENVSYTFKALVLALHNQQEERNKVAKNQVSSNEVDPDPEGRQNEQRRYFFPCSIC; from the exons ATGCTCAGTTTATGGTTTAAGCTCGTAGAGTACGTATCAAAAACAATTATGGGACGGTCTTCCAGTATCAATAAGGTCAGCAGATTCGATGTTATGTTGCTTGGTGATTCAGGTGTGGGCAAAACATCATTACTCATGCGGATTATGGACGAAAAGTCTATAGAGTTAAAGAAAACATCAAATACCACTGGACCTGAGCAAGTGATAAAGACAATTGTATTGCCTGATGCCTATATAAGACTTAACATTTGCGATACTCCTGGACCTGAACG TTTTATTCACCTGCTGCGaacatattacaaaaattgtcaAGGTGCAATACTCGTGTACGATATACAGAATCGAAAGAGCTTTGAAAGGGTTCAGGATTGGGTTTTTACCCTCAGAGAGGAG ATTTCATCAGAATTCGTAATCGCTTTGGCTGGCAACAAAATGGATATGGAAAACAATCGGCATGTGTCGAAAGAAGAAGCTATACAATTTGCAACTGCGCAtaactgtttatttttggaGACATCTGCAAAGAGTAATGAAAATGTGTCATACACTTTCAAAGCGCTTG TATTGGCACTACATAATCAGCAAGAAGAACGCAATAAGGTTGCAAAAAACCAAGTATCCAGCAATGAAGTTGACCCCGATCCTGAGGGGAGGCAGAATGAGCAAAGACGATATTTTTTTCCTTGCTCCATCTGTTAA
- the LOC127564981 gene encoding ras-related protein Rab-5A-like isoform X1, whose amino-acid sequence MGKSMEVSWVMDHYRVVILGAAEVGKTSLIANYTQGKDLSYKETTLISSYYSIYPEKTIRLDCWELAGNERWHQLAPFYYKGAQAALVVYDVQHPQSLWTAKEWIKEMQNKVSRDIIIAIIGNKSDLWDESCIDSIEVQNYAFEHGFIFIETSVKTGQNINELFATITQELKTRKTPMCYKAVEKEEVSKHRCGCI is encoded by the exons ATGGGCAAATCGATGGAAGTGTCTTGGGTGATGGATCACTACAGAGTTGTTATTTTAGGTGCTGCTGAAGTGGGAAAAACATCGCTGATTGCAAATTACACGCAAGGCAAGGATCTGAGTTATAAGGAAACGACACTGATTTCCTCTTACTATTCAATTTATCCGGAGAAGACGATAAGATTAGATTGTTGGGAATTGGCTGGAAATGAGCG cTGGCATCAATTGGCGCCCTTTTATTATAAGGGTGCCCAGGCAGCGCTCGTTGTGTACGATGTGCAGCATCCTCAGAGTCTATGGACTGCCAAAGAGTGGATCaaggaaatgcaaaataaG GTATCTCGTGATATTATCATAGCTATAATTGGCAATAAATCAGATCTATGGGATGAATCTTGCATCGATTCTATAGAGGTCCAAAATTATGCTTTCGAACATGGTTTTATATTCATTGAGACGTCTGTTAAAACGggtcaaaatataaatgaactGTTTGCAACAATAA cACAAGAACTGAAGACTAGGAAAACTCCGATGTGTTACAAAGCAgtagaaaaagaagaagtatCAAAGCACAGATGTGGGTGCATCTAA
- the LOC117566172 gene encoding ras-related protein Rab-5A-like: MGRSSTIKKASRFDVLLLGDSGVGKTSLLMRMMDEKSIELKKTSNTAGPECVVETMLPDTCIRLNICDILGQKCSIHLRTYYKNCQGALLVYDIQNRKSFERVQDWVFTLREEISSELVIALAGNKVDMENNRHVSKEEAIQFATAHNCLFLETSAMSNENVSYTFKAIVLALHNQQEERNKVAKNQVSSNEVDPDPEGRKKKRGRYFFPCSNC; this comes from the exons ATGGGACGGTCCTCCACTATCAAAAAGGCCAGCAGATTCGATGTTCTGTTGCTTGGTGATTCAGGTGTGGGCAAAACATCATTACTCATGCGGATGATGGACGAAAAGTCCATAGAGTTAAAGAAAACATCAAACACCGCTGGACCTGAGTGTGTGGTAGAGACAATGTTGCCTGATACCTGTATAAGACTTAACATTTGCGATATTCTCGGACAAAAATG TTCAATTCACCTGCGaacatattacaaaaattgtcaAGGTGCACTACTCGTGTACGATATACAGAATCGAAAGAGCTTTGAAAGGGTTCAGGATTGGGTTTTTACCCTCAGAGAGGAG ATTTCATCAGAATTGGTAATCGCTTTGGCTGGCAATAAAGTGGATATGGAAAACAATCGGCATGTGTCGAAAGAAGAAGCTATACAATTTGCAACTGCGCAtaactgtttatttttggaGACATCTGCAATGAGTAATGAAAATGTGTCATACACTTTCAAAGCGATTG TCTTGGCACTACATAATCAGCAAGAAGAACGCAATAAGGTTGCAAAAAACCAAGTATCCAGCAATGAAGTTGACCCCGATCCTGAGGGGAGGAAGAAGAAGCGAGGACGCTATTTTTTTCCTTGCTCCAACTGTTAA
- the LOC117565854 gene encoding ras-related protein Rab-5A-like isoform X3 encodes MGKSMEMPCVMDHYKVVILGAAEVGKSSLVLRFVKGKFHECQDTTIGAAFFTQTICIKDTVVKFEIWDTAGQERYHSLAPMFYRGAQAAVVVYDIQNQNSFQCAKTWVKELRNQASPNIVIALAGNKADLSNIRVVEFDEAKQYAEENGLLFMETSAKTGLNVNDIFLAIAKKLPKNDNNQGTVMKLNGNEPTQTTKNCCK; translated from the exons ATGGGCAAATCGATGGAAATGCCTTGCGTGATGGATCACTACAAAGTTGTTATTTTAGGTGCTGCTGAAGTGGGAAAATCATCGTTGGTGCTGCGCTTCGTCAAGGGCAAGTTTCACGAGTGCCAGGACACCACGATAGGTGCTGCCTTCTTCACACAAACCATTTGCATAAAGGATACGGTGGTCAAGTTCGAGATCTGGGATACAGCCGGTCAGGAGCG GTATCACAGCCTAGCTCCCATGTTTTATAGAGGTGCGCAGGCCGCCGTCGTTGTCTACGATATACAGAATCAGAACAGTTTTCAGTGTGCAAAAACTTGGGTCAAAGAACTACGTAATCAA GCCTCACCGAACATTGTCATTGCGTTGGCTGGCAATAAGGCGGACTTGTCTAACATTCGCGTTGTTGAGTTTGACGAGGCGAAGCAATACGCAGAGGAGAACGGATTGTTGTTCATGGAGACGTCCGCGAAGACGGGCTTGAATGTCAATGATATATTCTTGGCAATTG CCAAGAAACTACCGAAGAACGACAACAATCAGGGAACTGTTATGAAACTAAATGGAAATGAACCGACTCAAACGACGAAAAACTGTTGCAAGTGA
- the LOC117565855 gene encoding ras-related protein Rab-5A-like encodes MGKSMKMPCVMDHYKVVILGAAVVGKSSLVMRFVKGKFHECQDTTIGAAFFTQTICIKDTVVKFEIWDTAGQERFHSLVSMYYRNAQAAVVVYDIQNQDSFQRAKTWLKELRKQAPPNIVIALAGNKADLSNIRVVKFDEAKQYAEENGLLFMETSAKTGLNVNDIFLAIAKKLPKNNNNQGSVNIKPNGNEPTQATKNCCK; translated from the exons ATGGGCAAATCGATGAAAATGCCTTGCGTGATGGATCACTACAAAGTTGTAATTTTAGGTGCTGCTGTAGTGGGCAAATCATCGCTGGTAATGCGCTTCGTCAAGGGCAAGTTTCACGAGTGCCAGGACACCACGATAGGTGCTGCCTTCTTCACACAAACCATTTGCATAAAGGATACGGTGGTCAAGTTCGAGATCTGGGATACAGCCGGTCAGGAGCG GTTTCACAGCTTAGTTTCCATGTATTATAGAAACGCGCAGGCCGCCGTCGTTGTCTACGATATACAGAATCAGGACAGTTTTCAGCGTGCAAAAACTTGGCTCAAAGAACTACGTAAACAA GCCCCACCGAACATTGTCATTGCGTTGGCTGGCAATAAGGCGGACTTGTCCAACATTCGCGTTGTTAAGTTTGACGAGGCGAAGCAATACGCAGAGGAGAACGGATTGTTGTTCATGGAGACGTCCGCGAAGACGGGCTTGAATGTCAATGATATCTTCTTGGCAATTG CCAAGAAACTaccgaaaaacaacaacaaccagggatctgtaaatataaaaccaAATGGAAATGAGCCGACTCAAGCAACGAAAAACTGTTGCAAGTGA
- the LOC127564981 gene encoding uncharacterized protein LOC127564981 isoform X2, whose protein sequence is MGKSMEVSWVMDHYRVVILGAAEVGKTSLIANYTQGKDLSYKETTLISSYYSIYPEKTIRLDCWELAGNERTRTED, encoded by the exons ATGGGCAAATCGATGGAAGTGTCTTGGGTGATGGATCACTACAGAGTTGTTATTTTAGGTGCTGCTGAAGTGGGAAAAACATCGCTGATTGCAAATTACACGCAAGGCAAGGATCTGAGTTATAAGGAAACGACACTGATTTCCTCTTACTATTCAATTTATCCGGAGAAGACGATAAGATTAGATTGTTGGGAATTGGCTGGAAATGAGCG cACAAGAACTGAAGACTAG
- the LOC117565854 gene encoding ras-related protein Rab-5B-like isoform X1 — MATTPRSGGSGSGAAQRPNGTSQNKSCQFKLVLLGESAVGKSSLVLRFVKGQFHEYQESTIGAAFLTQTICIEDTVVKFEIWDTAGQERYHSLAPMYYRGAQAAIVVYDIQNQDSFQRAKTWVKELHKQASPNIVIALAGNKADLSNIRVVEFDEAKQYAEENGLLFMETSAKTGMNVNDIFLAIAKKLPKNDNNQGSVIKPNGNEPTQTTNNCCK, encoded by the exons atggcaacaacaccaCGCAGTGGGGGCTCCGGCTCTGGAGCCGCACAACGCCCCAATGGAACCTCGCAAAATAAAAGTTGCCAATTTAAATTGGTGCTACTTGGCGAATCGGCTGTGGGCAAATCATCGCTGGTGCTGCGCTTCGTCAAGGGCCAGTTTCACGAGTACCAGGAGAGCACGATAGGTGCTGCCTTTCTCACACAAACCATTTGCATAGAGGATACAGTGGTCAAGTTCGAGATCTGGGATACAGCCGGTCAGGAGCG GTATCACAGCTTAGCTCCCATGTATTATAGAGGTGCGCAGGCCGCCATCGTTGTCTACGATATACAGAATCAGGACAGTTTTCAGCGTGCAAAAACTTGGGTCAAAGAACTACATAAACAA GCCTCACCGAACATTGTCATTGCGTTGGCTGGCAATAAGGCGGACTTGTCTAACATTCGCGTTGTTGAGTTTGACGAGGCGAAGCAATACGCAGAGGAGAACGGATTGTTGTTCATGGAGACGTCCGCGAAGACGGGCATGAATGTCAATGATATCTTCTTGGCAATTG CCAAGAAACTACCGAAGAACGACAACAATCAGGGATCTGTTATAAAACCAAATGGAAACGAGCCGACTCAAACGACGAACAACTGTTGCAAGTGA
- the LOC117565854 gene encoding ras-related protein Rab-5B-like isoform X2 — MATTPRSGGSGSGAAQRPNGTSQNKSCQFKLVLLGESAVGKSSLVLRFVKGQFHEYQESTIGAAFLTQTICIEDTVVKFEIWDTAGQERYHSLAPMYYRGAQAAIVVYDIQNQDSFQRAKTWVKELHKQASPNIVIALAGNKADLSNIRVVEFDEAKQYAEENGLLFMETSAKTGMNVNDIFLAIAKKLPKNDNNQGTVMKLNGNEPTQTTKNCCK, encoded by the exons atggcaacaacaccaCGCAGTGGGGGCTCCGGCTCTGGAGCCGCACAACGCCCCAATGGAACCTCGCAAAATAAAAGTTGCCAATTTAAATTGGTGCTACTTGGCGAATCGGCTGTGGGCAAATCATCGCTGGTGCTGCGCTTCGTCAAGGGCCAGTTTCACGAGTACCAGGAGAGCACGATAGGTGCTGCCTTTCTCACACAAACCATTTGCATAGAGGATACAGTGGTCAAGTTCGAGATCTGGGATACAGCCGGTCAGGAGCG GTATCACAGCTTAGCTCCCATGTATTATAGAGGTGCGCAGGCCGCCATCGTTGTCTACGATATACAGAATCAGGACAGTTTTCAGCGTGCAAAAACTTGGGTCAAAGAACTACATAAACAA GCCTCACCGAACATTGTCATTGCGTTGGCTGGCAATAAGGCGGACTTGTCTAACATTCGCGTTGTTGAGTTTGACGAGGCGAAGCAATACGCAGAGGAGAACGGATTGTTGTTCATGGAGACGTCCGCGAAGACGGGCATGAATGTCAATGATATCTTCTTGGCAATTG CCAAGAAACTACCGAAGAACGACAACAATCAGGGAACTGTTATGAAACTAAATGGAAATGAACCGACTCAAACGACGAAAAACTGTTGCAAGTGA